One genomic segment of Desulfocapsa sulfexigens DSM 10523 includes these proteins:
- a CDS encoding type II toxin-antitoxin system RelE/ParE family toxin produces the protein MKITWSPLAIDRASEIAEYISLDNPTAASKWIDDIFEKVLILNSMPKMGRTVPEINRKEIRGIIFGNYRIIYRIEEMSIAILTIRHTKQILPVDELIA, from the coding sequence ATGAAAATAACCTGGTCTCCATTAGCTATTGATAGAGCCTCGGAAATTGCAGAATATATTTCATTAGACAATCCTACGGCTGCATCAAAATGGATTGATGATATTTTTGAAAAAGTTCTAATCTTAAATTCAATGCCCAAAATGGGCCGTACTGTTCCAGAAATAAACAGAAAAGAAATAAGAGGAATTATTTTTGGTAATTATCGAATAATTTACCGAATAGAAGAGATGAGTATTGCCATTCTTACTATCCGTCACACTAAGCAAATACTACCTGTAGATGAACTAATAGCATAA
- a CDS encoding type II toxin-antitoxin system Phd/YefM family antitoxin — MQRLRVDQDIRSMSEFRAGIASFLKQVHDTKRPLIITQHGKGAAVLLDVGEYEAMQEKIELLSDVQKAISQIENGEGVAHKNAKDMILKRISK; from the coding sequence ATGCAAAGATTGAGAGTAGATCAAGATATACGTTCTATGTCAGAATTCAGGGCAGGAATAGCTTCTTTTCTTAAGCAAGTCCACGATACTAAAAGACCACTAATTATTACTCAGCATGGCAAAGGTGCTGCTGTATTGTTGGACGTAGGCGAATATGAAGCTATGCAGGAAAAGATCGAATTGCTAAGTGATGTGCAAAAAGCAATTAGCCAAATTGAAAATGGAGAAGGAGTAGCACACAAAAACGCAAAGGATATGATCTTAAAGAGAATATCCAAATGA